From one Triticum aestivum cultivar Chinese Spring chromosome 4B, IWGSC CS RefSeq v2.1, whole genome shotgun sequence genomic stretch:
- the LOC123092042 gene encoding uncharacterized protein isoform X1 produces the protein MEEPPSAPPQPPPPLPHPPSVPHHGGIVAGASPGLSPTASLMLSRWRFMAEPPPALPQPLSRGPIAAAPVPPRLTTSSMANTWGPAAPTSPSGHVAQNPSIGDSSEVESGAVAPTAEALPKINSFVGALAAAHLPQNSMPDEEDGIADECGSTSLSAICARMIQSCSYTVEVKVCGSGTKITGDSIFSWQIIEGSRTSMKDLLACIAGNFALCSEDNIFLEYFDSISGKNISVSNDEECMKMFACFDQNRSGHLIIKYSERNDNVDVPCTPSNQTPSIALPSQPSSVIDEASVCLTDTYLDNPHEEYEHVGVDEEDQYSIGSVGSDSDDEVKEKDIPNNDYVEDSSDDEEWVAEDARPDAIPENAYDKENPPMHVGAKYPNIEEFRLAIATYAVKKEFEFKVEKSEPTRFRAYCRRAKKTDCKWRIHVGRLDDQETMEVKVHVQEHTCSSAKKKKKQKNASKAWVCEKVMDWVKEDPSVRPMELRRRLHDKYKINVQYMKVFRGKGLAMAKLFGNWDDSFDKQYAWKAEVEKRSPGSIVAIDHMEYDQKKYFIRMFVGLKPLCDGFLAGCRPYLAIDSTHLTGKYRGQLATACAVDGHNWLYPVVYGVIDSETTESWVWFLEKLRDAIGSPPGLAICSDAGKGIDTAIEQVFGYAEHRECMRHLVVNFKKKFHGKVFDDHLWPAAYSWTPRGFDYHMAAVEEKKATAIAYLNKYHSRLWSRSKYSTSSKVDYVTNNLAECFNN, from the exons ATGGAGGAACCCCCGTCGGCGCCACCACAACCCCCACCGCCACTCCCCCACCCTCCTTCGGTGCCGCATCATGGTGGAATCGTCGCTGGCGCTTCCCCAGGTCTCTCGCCCACCGCATCTCTGATGCTATCTAGGTGGCGCTTCATGGCGGAACCGCCGCCAGCGCTTCCCCAGCCCTTGTCGCGCGGCCCCATCGCCGCCGCGCCTGTACCACCGCGTCTCACCACGTCTTCGATGGCCAACACATGGGGCCCAGCAGCACCAACCTCTCCGAGTGGCCATGTCGCCCAGAACCCTAGCATTGGGGATTCCAGCGAGGTGGAGAGTGGGGCAGTGGCGCCGACGGCCGAGGCCCTCCCCAAGATCAACTCCTTTGTGGGCGCACTTGCAGCAGCCCATCTGCCCCAGAATTCCATGCCCGACGAGGAGGACGGCATAGCTGATGAATGTGGCTCGACCTCTCTCTCTGCTATTTGCGCTAG GATGATCCAGTCTTGTAGCTATACAGTAGAGGTGAAGGTTTGTGGCAGTGGAACCAAAATCACTGGGGATTCGATATTTAGTTGGCAGATTATTGAGGGTAGTAGGACAAGTATGAAGGATTTGCTGGCTTGTATTGCTGGAAATTTTGCTTTATGCTCAGAGGATAATATATTTCTTGAGTACTTTGATTCCATTAGTGGCAAAAATATCTCTGTGTCAAATGATGAAGAATGCATGAAAATGTTTGCCTGTTTTGATCAGAATAGGAGTGGCCATTTGATCATCAAATATTCCGAGAGAAATGATAATGTTGATGTTCCATGTACTCCTTCGAACCAAACACCATCTATAGCACTGCCTAGTCAACCAAGTAGTGTCATTGATGAAGCTAGTGTATGCCTAACAGATACATATCTTGACAATCCGCATGAAGAATATGAACATGTTGGTGTAGATGAGGAGGACCAGTACTCAATTGGCAGTGTTGGTTCCGATAGTGATGATGAGGTCAAAGAAAAAGATATACCAAATAATGATTATGTTGAGGATAGCAGTGATGATGAGGAATGGGTTGCAGAAGATGCTAGACCGGATGCTATTCCAGAAAATGCTTATGACAAAGAAAACCCGCCAATGCATGTTGGCGCAAAGTACCCTAACATTGAAGAGTTTAGGTTGGCAATTGCTACATATGCTGTAAAGAAAGAGTTCGAATTCAAGGTTGAAAAAAGTGAACCTACTCGATTCAGGGCTTATTGTCGCCGGGCAAAGAAGACGGATTGTAAATGGAGAATTCATGTTGGGAGGTTGGATGACCAAGAAACTATGGAG GTCAAAGTTCATGTGCAGGAGCACACTTGTTCTagcgcaaagaagaaaaagaagcagaAAAATGCTTCAAAGGCATGGGTGTGTGAGAAAGTCATGGACTGGGTAAAAGAAGATCCTAGTGTTCGGCCGATGGAGTTACGGAGGAGGCTACATGACAAGTACAAGATCAACGTCCAATACATGAAAGTATTCCGTGGCAAAGGGCTAGCAATGGCTAAGTTGTTTGGTAACTGGGATGATTCTTTTGACAAGCAATATGCTTGGAAAGCTGAGGTTGAGAAGAGGTCTCCTGGAAGCATAGTTGCGATTGACCACATGGAGTATGATCAGAAAAAATATTTCATACGGATGTTTGTTGGGCTGAAGCCTTTGTGCGATGGATTCTTGGCTGGCTGCAGACCTTACTTGGCAATAGATAGCACTCATTTGACAGGCAAGTACAGAGGCCAATTAGCTACTGCTTGTGCCGTTGATGGGCACAATTGGTTGTATCCTGTAGTCTATGGAGTTATTGACTCAGAAACTACTGAAAGTTGGGTGTGGTTTTTGGAGAAGCTTCGTGATGCTATTGGCTCTCCCCCTGGTCTAGCTATATGTTCAGATGCGGGAAAAGGGATTGACACTGCAATCGAACAGGTCTTTGGGTATGCAGAACATAGAGAATGCATGCGACATTTGGTTGTGAACTTCAAGAAAAAGTTTCATGGTAAAGTTTTTGATGATCATTTGTGGCCGGCTGCTTATTCATGGACTCCTCGAGGGTTTGACTATCACATGGCAGCCGTAGAGGAGAAAAAGGCTACTGCAATAGCATATTTAAACAAGTACCACAGCAGGCTATGGTCAAGGAGCAAATATTCAACCTCCTCAAAAGTGGATTATGTGACAAATAATTTGGCCGAGTGTTTCAACAACTAG
- the LOC123092042 gene encoding uncharacterized protein isoform X2, with translation MEEPPSAPPQPPPPLPHPPSVPHHGGIVAGASPGLSPTASLMLSRWRFMAEPPPALPQPLSRGPIAAAPVPPRLTTSSMANTWGPAAPTSPSGHVAQNPSIGDSSEVESGAVAPTAEALPKINSFVGALAAAHLPQNSMPDEEDGIADECGSTSLSAICARMIQSCSYTVEVKVCGSGTKITGDSIFSWQIIEGSRTSMKDLLACIAGNFALCSEDNIFLEYFDSISGKNISVSNDEECMKMFACFDQNRSGHLIIKYSERNDNVDVPCTPSNQTPSIALPSQPSSVIDEASVCLTDTYLDNPHEEYEHVGVDEEDQYSIGSVGSDSDDEVKEKDIPNNDYVEDSSDDEEWVAEDARPDAIPENAYDKENPPMHVGAKYPNIEEFRLAIATYAVKKEFEFKVEKSEPTRFRAYCRRAKKTDCKWRIHVGRLDDQETMEEHTCSSAKKKKKQKNASKAWVCEKVMDWVKEDPSVRPMELRRRLHDKYKINVQYMKVFRGKGLAMAKLFGNWDDSFDKQYAWKAEVEKRSPGSIVAIDHMEYDQKKYFIRMFVGLKPLCDGFLAGCRPYLAIDSTHLTGKYRGQLATACAVDGHNWLYPVVYGVIDSETTESWVWFLEKLRDAIGSPPGLAICSDAGKGIDTAIEQVFGYAEHRECMRHLVVNFKKKFHGKVFDDHLWPAAYSWTPRGFDYHMAAVEEKKATAIAYLNKYHSRLWSRSKYSTSSKVDYVTNNLAECFNN, from the exons ATGGAGGAACCCCCGTCGGCGCCACCACAACCCCCACCGCCACTCCCCCACCCTCCTTCGGTGCCGCATCATGGTGGAATCGTCGCTGGCGCTTCCCCAGGTCTCTCGCCCACCGCATCTCTGATGCTATCTAGGTGGCGCTTCATGGCGGAACCGCCGCCAGCGCTTCCCCAGCCCTTGTCGCGCGGCCCCATCGCCGCCGCGCCTGTACCACCGCGTCTCACCACGTCTTCGATGGCCAACACATGGGGCCCAGCAGCACCAACCTCTCCGAGTGGCCATGTCGCCCAGAACCCTAGCATTGGGGATTCCAGCGAGGTGGAGAGTGGGGCAGTGGCGCCGACGGCCGAGGCCCTCCCCAAGATCAACTCCTTTGTGGGCGCACTTGCAGCAGCCCATCTGCCCCAGAATTCCATGCCCGACGAGGAGGACGGCATAGCTGATGAATGTGGCTCGACCTCTCTCTCTGCTATTTGCGCTAG GATGATCCAGTCTTGTAGCTATACAGTAGAGGTGAAGGTTTGTGGCAGTGGAACCAAAATCACTGGGGATTCGATATTTAGTTGGCAGATTATTGAGGGTAGTAGGACAAGTATGAAGGATTTGCTGGCTTGTATTGCTGGAAATTTTGCTTTATGCTCAGAGGATAATATATTTCTTGAGTACTTTGATTCCATTAGTGGCAAAAATATCTCTGTGTCAAATGATGAAGAATGCATGAAAATGTTTGCCTGTTTTGATCAGAATAGGAGTGGCCATTTGATCATCAAATATTCCGAGAGAAATGATAATGTTGATGTTCCATGTACTCCTTCGAACCAAACACCATCTATAGCACTGCCTAGTCAACCAAGTAGTGTCATTGATGAAGCTAGTGTATGCCTAACAGATACATATCTTGACAATCCGCATGAAGAATATGAACATGTTGGTGTAGATGAGGAGGACCAGTACTCAATTGGCAGTGTTGGTTCCGATAGTGATGATGAGGTCAAAGAAAAAGATATACCAAATAATGATTATGTTGAGGATAGCAGTGATGATGAGGAATGGGTTGCAGAAGATGCTAGACCGGATGCTATTCCAGAAAATGCTTATGACAAAGAAAACCCGCCAATGCATGTTGGCGCAAAGTACCCTAACATTGAAGAGTTTAGGTTGGCAATTGCTACATATGCTGTAAAGAAAGAGTTCGAATTCAAGGTTGAAAAAAGTGAACCTACTCGATTCAGGGCTTATTGTCGCCGGGCAAAGAAGACGGATTGTAAATGGAGAATTCATGTTGGGAGGTTGGATGACCAAGAAACTATGGAG GAGCACACTTGTTCTagcgcaaagaagaaaaagaagcagaAAAATGCTTCAAAGGCATGGGTGTGTGAGAAAGTCATGGACTGGGTAAAAGAAGATCCTAGTGTTCGGCCGATGGAGTTACGGAGGAGGCTACATGACAAGTACAAGATCAACGTCCAATACATGAAAGTATTCCGTGGCAAAGGGCTAGCAATGGCTAAGTTGTTTGGTAACTGGGATGATTCTTTTGACAAGCAATATGCTTGGAAAGCTGAGGTTGAGAAGAGGTCTCCTGGAAGCATAGTTGCGATTGACCACATGGAGTATGATCAGAAAAAATATTTCATACGGATGTTTGTTGGGCTGAAGCCTTTGTGCGATGGATTCTTGGCTGGCTGCAGACCTTACTTGGCAATAGATAGCACTCATTTGACAGGCAAGTACAGAGGCCAATTAGCTACTGCTTGTGCCGTTGATGGGCACAATTGGTTGTATCCTGTAGTCTATGGAGTTATTGACTCAGAAACTACTGAAAGTTGGGTGTGGTTTTTGGAGAAGCTTCGTGATGCTATTGGCTCTCCCCCTGGTCTAGCTATATGTTCAGATGCGGGAAAAGGGATTGACACTGCAATCGAACAGGTCTTTGGGTATGCAGAACATAGAGAATGCATGCGACATTTGGTTGTGAACTTCAAGAAAAAGTTTCATGGTAAAGTTTTTGATGATCATTTGTGGCCGGCTGCTTATTCATGGACTCCTCGAGGGTTTGACTATCACATGGCAGCCGTAGAGGAGAAAAAGGCTACTGCAATAGCATATTTAAACAAGTACCACAGCAGGCTATGGTCAAGGAGCAAATATTCAACCTCCTCAAAAGTGGATTATGTGACAAATAATTTGGCCGAGTGTTTCAACAACTAG